A section of the Pseudomonas flavescens genome encodes:
- the yejK gene encoding nucleoid-associated protein YejK, with protein sequence MPIRHCIVHLIDKKPDGSPAVLHARDSELGASQAIENMLADLNESYNAKQGKAWGFFHEESGAYPFSGWLKTYLDEGQEFAAFSRQAVEHLQKLMEESNLSTGGHVLFAHYQQGMTDYLAIALLHHSEGVAVNDALDVTPAKHLDLGQLHLAARINISEWRNNKQSKQYISFIKGKNGKKVSEYFRDFIGCQEGVDSPSETRTLLKAFSDFVESEDLPEEQARAKTDTLVDYATSQAKMGEPMTLEELSGLIDEERPKAFYDHIRNKDYGLSPEIPADKRTLSQFRRFTGRAEGLSISFEAHLLGSKIEYDEASDTLTIRNLPTQLTDQLKRRKD encoded by the coding sequence ATGCCGATCCGTCACTGTATCGTCCACCTGATCGACAAGAAGCCCGACGGCAGCCCTGCCGTGCTGCACGCCCGCGACAGCGAACTGGGCGCTTCCCAGGCCATCGAGAACATGCTCGCCGACCTCAACGAGAGCTATAACGCCAAACAGGGCAAAGCCTGGGGCTTCTTTCATGAGGAATCCGGTGCCTACCCCTTCAGTGGCTGGTTGAAAACCTACCTCGATGAAGGCCAGGAATTCGCGGCGTTCAGCCGTCAGGCCGTGGAGCATCTGCAGAAGCTGATGGAAGAGTCCAACCTGTCCACCGGTGGTCACGTACTGTTCGCCCATTATCAGCAAGGCATGACCGACTACCTGGCCATCGCCCTGCTGCACCATAGCGAAGGTGTGGCGGTGAACGATGCGCTGGACGTGACCCCGGCCAAGCACCTGGATCTGGGCCAGTTGCACCTGGCGGCGCGAATCAACATCAGCGAGTGGCGCAACAACAAGCAGTCGAAGCAGTACATCTCCTTCATCAAAGGCAAGAACGGCAAGAAGGTCTCGGAGTACTTCCGCGACTTCATCGGCTGCCAGGAAGGCGTCGACTCGCCCAGCGAGACACGCACCCTGCTCAAGGCCTTCAGCGATTTCGTCGAGAGCGAAGACCTGCCCGAAGAACAGGCCCGGGCGAAGACCGACACCCTGGTCGACTACGCCACCAGCCAGGCCAAGATGGGCGAGCCGATGACCCTGGAAGAACTCTCCGGGCTGATCGACGAAGAGCGGCCGAAAGCGTTCTACGATCATATCCGCAACAAGGACTACGGCCTGTCGCCGGAGATCCCTGCCGACAAGCGCACGCTGAGCCAGTTCCGCCGCTTCACCGGCCGTGCCGAAGGCCTGTCGATCAGCTTCGAGGCCCACCTGCTGGGCTCGAAGATCGAGTACGACGAGGCCTCGGACACCCTGACCATTCGCAACCTGCCGACTCAACTGACCGACCAGTTGAAGCGCCGCAAAGACTGA
- a CDS encoding glutaredoxin family protein, whose protein sequence is MKRILLILAVLATWQHWDRIEPRLFGSNQQVAGQGEVILYATSWCGYCAKTREFLGERGIAYTELDIEKSPEARRAYDALGGRGVPVLKVNDTVIHGYNPQGILAAY, encoded by the coding sequence ATGAAACGGATTTTGCTGATTCTTGCGGTACTGGCGACCTGGCAACACTGGGATCGCATCGAGCCACGGCTGTTCGGCAGCAACCAGCAGGTCGCCGGCCAGGGCGAGGTGATCCTCTACGCCACCAGCTGGTGCGGCTACTGCGCCAAGACCCGAGAGTTCCTAGGCGAACGCGGTATCGCCTATACCGAGCTGGACATCGAAAAGTCCCCCGAAGCCCGCCGCGCCTACGACGCCCTGGGTGGCCGCGGCGTGCCGGTGCTCAAGGTCAACGACACGGTGATCCACGGCTACAACCCGCAGGGGATTTTGGCGGCGTACTGA
- a CDS encoding GNAT family N-acetyltransferase — protein sequence MILQHRPVKADDIKTICSFPLNAQELFYMFPKAQYPLTEAQLSNAITQRFDSTVVESENGVVGFANFYQVEAGGVCCIGNVVVAREARGNGVATFIVETMTALAFDRYDAAEVQISCFNENTAGLLLYPKLGFLPFAVEERASLDSRRSALIHMTRSRADRP from the coding sequence ATGATATTGCAACACAGGCCTGTGAAGGCTGATGACATCAAGACGATTTGTAGCTTTCCCCTTAACGCTCAGGAACTGTTCTATATGTTCCCGAAAGCTCAATACCCTTTGACTGAAGCTCAGCTGTCTAACGCGATTACTCAACGATTCGATTCGACGGTTGTCGAGAGCGAGAATGGTGTAGTCGGTTTTGCTAACTTTTATCAGGTTGAAGCGGGTGGGGTTTGCTGTATTGGCAATGTCGTCGTTGCCCGAGAGGCAAGAGGTAACGGCGTGGCTACCTTTATCGTAGAGACGATGACAGCTCTGGCGTTCGACCGTTATGACGCCGCAGAGGTACAGATCTCGTGCTTCAATGAAAATACAGCAGGCTTGCTACTTTATCCGAAACTAGGTTTCTTGCCCTTTGCTGTCGAAGAGAGAGCCTCTCTGGATAGCCGTAGATCAGCACTCATCCATATGACCCGCAGCAGAGCGGATCGACCATAG
- a CDS encoding MerR family transcriptional regulator has translation MYIGELAKRAHCTPKAIRLYERMGLITPQRMGSYRSYTAHHLKLVQMIRQAQTVGFKLAEMSELLAAKQHQAPFPLALANQGIEAKRVELNVEIQSLLSRQANLTQLQQQLNEQFGPDSGVCTPVGA, from the coding sequence ATGTATATTGGTGAACTTGCCAAACGAGCGCACTGCACACCGAAGGCCATTCGTTTGTATGAGCGGATGGGGCTGATAACGCCTCAGCGGATGGGCAGCTATCGGTCTTACACCGCACATCATCTAAAACTTGTTCAGATGATCCGTCAGGCCCAGACGGTGGGTTTCAAATTGGCAGAAATGAGTGAGCTGCTAGCCGCCAAGCAGCACCAGGCGCCGTTTCCCCTGGCCCTTGCCAATCAGGGTATCGAAGCCAAGCGCGTGGAGCTAAACGTAGAAATCCAATCTCTGTTGAGTCGCCAAGCTAATCTCACCCAATTACAGCAGCAACTCAACGAGCAATTTGGCCCGGATTCGGGTGTCTGTACGCCAGTAGGTGCGTAA
- a CDS encoding NAD-dependent epimerase/dehydratase family protein yields MQTLSLVTGANGHLGNTLVKELLARGQQVRAGVRDPQQPTELNTLGCHVVRAELLDPDSLRHALQGVDVLYQVAAVFKHWAKNPYAEIVEVNVQGTRNVLRAAAEAGVKRVVYVSSVAAVGHSGKQLDETIWNTEEQNPYYLSKILSERAAWETAKAMNLSMVAILPSAIIGPNATRLTDTMGFLAAVLDRRLVIDPNFHFNFVDVRDVADGLIRAAQSGLSGQRYILANSQSSSLADVILALNACCPGYRLPPRAPKALLLLIAWLQELRATIIGKPAELLRSQVRMFYGVQQRYSIEKAVTELGYQPRPAQEALIQAFTHLLAYRHPNPGQIAR; encoded by the coding sequence ATGCAAACGCTATCGCTCGTCACCGGTGCTAATGGGCATCTTGGCAACACCTTGGTCAAAGAGTTGCTCGCCAGAGGGCAGCAGGTGCGCGCAGGCGTTCGTGACCCGCAACAGCCCACAGAATTGAACACGCTCGGCTGTCATGTGGTTCGTGCCGAACTGCTAGATCCGGACTCTTTGCGCCATGCCTTGCAAGGCGTAGACGTGTTGTACCAAGTGGCAGCTGTGTTCAAACACTGGGCGAAAAATCCGTACGCCGAGATCGTTGAGGTCAATGTGCAGGGCACACGAAACGTGTTGCGTGCTGCTGCCGAGGCGGGCGTCAAGCGCGTGGTGTATGTAAGTTCAGTGGCCGCCGTGGGGCACAGCGGCAAGCAGTTGGATGAAACTATCTGGAACACCGAGGAGCAGAATCCGTACTACCTGTCGAAGATTCTGTCTGAGCGCGCTGCATGGGAAACCGCAAAAGCTATGAATCTATCGATGGTTGCCATATTGCCGTCAGCGATCATCGGCCCGAATGCTACACGGCTGACCGACACCATGGGCTTTCTCGCTGCCGTTCTTGATCGCAGACTGGTAATTGATCCGAACTTTCATTTCAATTTTGTCGATGTACGTGACGTAGCCGATGGCCTGATTCGAGCTGCACAGAGTGGCCTCTCTGGCCAACGCTACATTCTGGCGAACTCGCAATCATCGTCACTGGCAGACGTGATTTTAGCGCTTAACGCCTGCTGCCCCGGTTATCGGCTGCCACCGCGTGCACCCAAGGCGTTACTCCTGCTGATCGCCTGGCTGCAAGAGCTGCGTGCCACCATCATCGGCAAACCAGCCGAATTGCTGCGAAGTCAGGTACGGATGTTTTATGGCGTGCAGCAGCGCTACAGCATTGAAAAAGCGGTCACCGAATTGGGTTACCAACCTCGCCCTGCGCAGGAAGCCCTGATACAAGCATTTACGCACCTACTGGCGTACAGACACCCGAATCCGGGCCAAATTGCTCGTTGA
- the qhpR gene encoding AraC-like transcriptional regulator QhpR, with the protein MSSVLAQSGLAAGLSLLSGGQTNSGVLAAAASGLCGFIEKHGGDADRILGVSGIDPESLRHPTLSLALPNYCQVLEEASRQSGCDNFGLYYGQQFKPQALGLLGYIGLCSATVEQALINFSRAFPLHQRNSLIRLVDEGECYRFDYQVRHGAILCRRQDAELTLGMVLNLVRHVLGHQWAPRAVHFEHPRPEHWHEHCKVFDAPVYFEQPFNSLVIPKRGLDRAMPQSDPVLLLVMQDSLSQLSNLSGRGERDIADDVREQIRQQLLIGEPVLELAAERLGMSSWSLQRRLRDQGLTFSAMVDKLRRELATHYLRQHQLPISNLAPLLGYSEVSAFSRAFRRWFGVSPRQWRHDSDGVGGRAH; encoded by the coding sequence ATGAGCTCCGTTCTCGCCCAGTCCGGTTTGGCTGCTGGTTTGTCCCTGTTATCCGGTGGGCAAACCAATAGCGGCGTCCTGGCGGCCGCTGCCAGCGGTCTGTGTGGCTTTATCGAAAAACACGGTGGTGACGCGGATCGCATCCTCGGCGTTTCCGGTATCGACCCGGAGTCCCTGCGCCACCCGACGCTGAGCCTGGCCCTGCCCAATTACTGCCAGGTGCTGGAGGAGGCCTCGCGGCAATCCGGCTGCGACAACTTCGGTCTCTACTATGGGCAGCAGTTCAAGCCTCAGGCGCTGGGGCTGCTCGGTTATATCGGGTTGTGCTCGGCGACCGTCGAGCAGGCGTTGATCAACTTTTCCCGTGCCTTCCCCCTGCATCAGCGCAATAGCCTGATTCGCCTGGTGGATGAAGGCGAGTGCTACCGCTTCGACTATCAGGTACGCCACGGCGCCATTCTCTGCCGCCGTCAGGATGCCGAGCTGACCCTGGGCATGGTGCTCAATCTGGTGCGTCACGTGCTCGGCCATCAGTGGGCGCCGCGGGCCGTGCATTTCGAGCACCCGCGCCCCGAACACTGGCATGAGCACTGCAAAGTCTTCGATGCGCCGGTGTATTTCGAGCAGCCGTTCAACTCGCTGGTAATTCCCAAGCGCGGCCTGGATCGCGCCATGCCGCAGAGCGACCCGGTGTTGCTGCTGGTCATGCAGGACTCGCTCAGCCAACTCAGCAACCTGAGCGGGCGAGGCGAGCGGGATATCGCCGACGACGTCCGTGAGCAGATTCGCCAGCAATTGCTGATTGGCGAGCCGGTGCTGGAACTGGCTGCCGAGCGGCTGGGCATGAGCAGTTGGTCACTGCAGCGACGCCTGCGCGACCAGGGCCTGACCTTCTCCGCGATGGTGGACAAGCTGCGCCGCGAACTGGCCACCCATTACCTGCGTCAGCACCAACTGCCCATCTCCAACCTGGCGCCACTGCTCGGTTACTCGGAAGTCAGTGCCTTCTCACGCGCCTTCCGCCGCTGGTTCGGCGTCAGCCCACGGCAGTGGCGACACGACAGTGACGGCGTCGGCGGGCGCGCTCACTGA
- the exaC gene encoding acetaldehyde dehydrogenase ExaC, translating into MIYAKPGTAGAVVTLKPRYGNYIGGEFVAPVGGQYFTNTSPVDASVIGEFPRSDAKDIDKALDAAHAAADAWGKTSVQDRALILLKIADRIEANLELLAVAETWDNGKAVRETLNADVPLAADHFRYFAGCIRAQEGSAAEINEHTASYHFHEPLGVVGQIIPWNFPLLMAAWKLAPALAAGNCVVLKPAEQTPLSISVFAELVGDLLPPGVLNIVQGYGREAGEALATSTRIAKIAFTGSTPVGSHIMKCAAANIIPSTVELGGKSPNVFFEDIMQAEPAFIEKAAEGLVLAFFNQGEVCTCPSRALVQESIFEPFMVEVMKKIKVIKRGNPLDTETMVGAQASQQQYDKILSYLEIAQQEGAELLTGGATEKLEGDLASGYYIQPTLLKGTNTMRVFQEEIFGPVVGVTTFKDEAEALAIANDTEFGLGAGVWTRDINRAYRMGRGIKAGRVWTNCYHLYPAHAAFGGYKKSGVGRETHKMMLDHYQQTKNLLISYDINPLGFF; encoded by the coding sequence ATGATCTACGCCAAACCCGGTACCGCAGGCGCTGTCGTCACCCTCAAGCCGCGCTACGGCAACTACATCGGCGGTGAATTCGTCGCCCCGGTCGGTGGCCAGTACTTCACCAACACCAGCCCGGTGGATGCCTCGGTGATCGGTGAATTCCCCCGTTCCGACGCCAAGGACATCGACAAGGCCCTCGACGCCGCCCATGCCGCCGCCGATGCCTGGGGCAAGACCTCGGTGCAGGATCGTGCACTGATTCTGCTGAAGATCGCCGACCGCATCGAAGCCAACCTCGAACTGCTCGCCGTCGCGGAAACCTGGGACAACGGCAAGGCCGTGCGCGAGACCCTCAACGCCGACGTGCCGCTGGCCGCCGATCACTTCCGCTACTTCGCCGGCTGCATCCGCGCGCAGGAAGGCAGCGCGGCGGAGATCAACGAACACACCGCCTCCTATCACTTCCACGAACCGCTGGGCGTGGTCGGGCAGATCATCCCCTGGAACTTCCCGCTGCTGATGGCCGCCTGGAAACTGGCTCCGGCCCTGGCGGCCGGCAACTGCGTGGTGCTCAAGCCCGCCGAGCAGACGCCGCTGTCGATCAGCGTGTTCGCCGAGCTGGTGGGCGACCTGCTGCCGCCGGGCGTACTCAACATCGTTCAGGGTTATGGCCGTGAAGCCGGCGAGGCGCTGGCCACCAGCACGCGCATCGCCAAGATCGCCTTCACCGGCTCCACGCCGGTCGGCTCGCACATCATGAAATGCGCGGCCGCCAACATCATCCCGAGCACCGTGGAGCTGGGCGGCAAGTCGCCCAACGTGTTCTTCGAAGACATCATGCAAGCCGAGCCGGCGTTCATCGAGAAGGCCGCCGAAGGCCTGGTGCTGGCTTTCTTCAACCAGGGCGAGGTGTGTACCTGCCCGTCCCGCGCGCTGGTGCAGGAGTCGATCTTCGAGCCGTTCATGGTCGAGGTGATGAAGAAGATCAAGGTCATCAAGCGCGGCAACCCGCTGGATACCGAGACCATGGTCGGCGCCCAGGCCTCCCAGCAGCAGTACGACAAGATCCTCAGCTACCTGGAGATCGCCCAGCAGGAGGGTGCCGAGCTGCTCACTGGCGGTGCCACCGAGAAGCTCGAAGGCGACCTGGCCAGCGGTTATTACATCCAGCCGACCCTGCTCAAGGGCACCAACACGATGCGCGTGTTCCAGGAGGAAATCTTCGGCCCGGTGGTCGGCGTGACCACCTTCAAGGACGAAGCCGAAGCCCTGGCCATCGCCAACGACACCGAGTTCGGCCTGGGCGCTGGCGTGTGGACGCGCGACATCAACCGCGCCTACCGCATGGGCCGTGGCATCAAGGCCGGTCGCGTATGGACCAACTGCTACCACCTGTACCCGGCGCACGCTGCCTTTGGCGGCTACAAGAAGTCCGGGGTCGGGCGCGAAACCCACAAGATGATGCTCGACCACTACCAGCAGACCAAGAACCTGCTGATCAGCTACGACATCAATCCGCTGGGCTTCTTCTGA
- the eat gene encoding ethanolamine permease codes for MSKETLSTPSQSGVETEAVGAEYFANRQLKQGAAGWILLIGLGVAYVISGDYAGWNFGLAQGGWGGMFIATLLMATMYLCMCFSLAELSSMIPTAGGGYGFTRTAFGPWGGFLTGTAILIEYAIAPAAIACFIGAYCESLFGIGGWIIYLVFYVVFIGIHILGAGEALKLMFVITAVAAIALGVYIVAMVPHFQVANLFDIPATEATGASAFLPFGYLGIWAALPYGIWFFLAVEGVPLAAEETKDPKRDLPRGLIGAVLVLLVFAGLILLVGPGAAGAQSLVASGNPLVESLVKVYGGSTWMSQFVNLVGLAGLIASFFSIIYAYSRQIFALSRAGYLPRSLSLTNRNKAPVMALIVPGIIGFGLSLTGQGDLLILVAVFGATVSYVLMMAAHITLRTRRPDMPRPYRTPGGVLTSSVALVLAAVALVACFLVDLRVVIGAAIIYALFIAYFALYSRHHLVSGTPEEEFAAIQAAERSLR; via the coding sequence ATGTCCAAAGAGACACTCTCCACACCCTCTCAGAGTGGTGTGGAAACCGAAGCCGTTGGCGCCGAGTACTTCGCCAACCGGCAATTGAAGCAGGGCGCTGCGGGCTGGATCCTGTTGATCGGCCTCGGCGTTGCCTACGTGATTTCCGGCGACTACGCCGGCTGGAACTTCGGCCTGGCGCAAGGCGGCTGGGGCGGCATGTTCATCGCCACCCTGCTGATGGCGACCATGTACCTGTGCATGTGCTTCTCGCTGGCCGAACTGTCTTCGATGATCCCCACCGCAGGCGGCGGCTATGGGTTCACCCGTACCGCCTTCGGCCCGTGGGGCGGCTTCCTGACCGGTACGGCGATCCTCATCGAGTACGCCATCGCCCCCGCAGCCATCGCCTGCTTCATCGGCGCCTACTGCGAGTCGCTGTTCGGCATCGGCGGCTGGATCATCTACCTGGTGTTCTACGTGGTGTTCATCGGCATCCACATCCTCGGTGCCGGTGAGGCGCTGAAGCTGATGTTCGTGATCACCGCCGTGGCGGCCATCGCGCTGGGCGTGTACATCGTGGCCATGGTGCCGCACTTTCAGGTCGCCAATCTGTTCGATATCCCGGCTACCGAGGCCACTGGTGCCAGCGCCTTCCTGCCGTTCGGCTACCTGGGCATCTGGGCCGCCCTGCCCTATGGCATCTGGTTCTTCCTGGCGGTCGAAGGCGTGCCGCTGGCCGCCGAGGAAACCAAGGATCCCAAGCGCGACCTGCCACGCGGCTTGATCGGCGCCGTGCTGGTACTGCTGGTGTTCGCCGGGCTGATTCTGTTGGTCGGCCCTGGCGCTGCCGGTGCGCAGTCGCTGGTGGCTTCGGGCAACCCGCTGGTCGAGTCGCTGGTCAAGGTCTACGGTGGTTCCACCTGGATGAGCCAGTTCGTCAACCTGGTCGGCCTGGCTGGCCTGATCGCCAGCTTCTTCTCGATCATCTACGCCTATTCGCGGCAGATCTTCGCCCTATCGCGCGCCGGCTACCTGCCACGTAGCCTGTCGCTGACCAACCGCAACAAGGCACCGGTGATGGCGCTGATCGTACCGGGCATCATCGGCTTCGGCCTGTCGCTGACCGGCCAGGGCGACCTGCTGATTCTGGTCGCGGTATTCGGGGCCACCGTATCCTATGTACTGATGATGGCGGCGCACATCACCCTGCGCACCCGTCGCCCCGACATGCCCCGCCCCTATCGGACCCCTGGCGGCGTGCTGACTTCGTCGGTGGCTCTGGTGCTGGCTGCCGTGGCGCTGGTGGCCTGCTTCCTGGTCGACCTGCGCGTCGTGATCGGCGCTGCCATCATCTACGCTCTGTTCATCGCCTACTTCGCCTTGTACAGCCGTCACCATCTGGTGTCCGGTACGCCGGAGGAAGAGTTCGCCGCCATCCAGGCAGCTGAACGCTCCCTACGCTGA